From one Sus scrofa isolate TJ Tabasco breed Duroc chromosome 9, Sscrofa11.1, whole genome shotgun sequence genomic stretch:
- the PIGC gene encoding phosphatidylinositol N-acetylglucosaminyltransferase subunit C isoform X1: protein MCSQPVTNTKEAKWQKVLYERQPFPDNYVDRRFLEELRKNIYARKYQYWAVVFESSVVIQQLCSVCVFVVIWWYMDEGLLAPHWLFGTGLASSLIGYVLFDLIDGGEGRKKSGRTRWADLKSALVFITFTYGFSPVLKTLTESVSTDTIYAMSVFMLLGHLIFFDYGANAAIVSSTLSLNMAIFASVCLASRLPRSLHAFIMVTFAIQIFALWPMLQKKLKACTPCSYVGVTLLFAFSALGGLLSISVVGAILFALLLVSISCLCPFYLIRLQLFKENIHGPWDEAEIKEDLSRFLS, encoded by the coding sequence ATGTGTTCACAGCCTGTAACTAACACCAAAGAGGCCAAGTGGCAGAAGGTCTTGTATGAGCGACAGCCCTTTCCTGATAACTATGTGGACCGAAGGTTCCTGGAAGAGCTCCGGAAAAACATCTATGCCCGGAAATACCAGTATTGGGCTGTAGTATTTGAGTCCAGTGTGGTGATCCAGCAGCTATGCAGTGTCTGTGTTTTTGTGGTTATCTGGTGGTATATGGATGAGGGTCTTCTGGCACCCCACTGGCTTTTCGGGACTGGCCTGGCCTCTTCATTGATTGGCTATGTTTTGTTTGATCTCATTGATGGAGGTGAAGGACGGAAGAAGAGTGGGCGGACCCGGTGGGCTGACTTGAAGAGTGCCCTAGTTTTCATTACTTTCACATACGGCTTTTCACCGGTGCTGAAGACCCTGACAGAGTCTGTCAGCACTGACACCATCTATGCCATGTCAGTCTTCATGCTATTGGGCCACCTCATCTTCTTTGACTATGGTGCCAATGCTGCCATTGTATCCAGCACACTGTCCTTGAACATGGCCATCTTTGCTTCTGTCTGCCTTGCCTCACGCCTGCCCCGGTCCCTACATGCCTTCATCATGGTGACATTTGCCATCCAGATTTTTGCCCTGTGGCCCATGTTACAGAAAAAACTGAAGGCATGTACTCCCTGCAGTTATGTGGGAGTCACACTGCTTTTTGCATTTTCAGCCTTGGGAGGCCTCCTGTCCATTAGTGTTGTGGGAGCCATACTCTTTGCCCTTCTGCTGGTTTCCATCTCATGTCTCTGTCCTTTCTACCTCATTCGCTTGCAGCTGTTTAAAGAGAACATTCATGGGCCTTGGGATGAGGctgaaatcaaagaagacttGTCCAGGTTCCTCAGCTGA